From Pseudoalteromonas sp. Scap06:
GGATTGAGGTTGAACATAAATCACCTCAGCTAGACTAAGAATTAATTGGCTATTCATCTTAGCCAGTTACACTTATTTTATAGATTTTAAATTACCCTCGCCCATGGTAGTTTAAACAAACGCACTTTATTGGAGCAAACGGAATGAAACACATATTTATTGTCGCAGCACTGGCATTACTAACCGCCTGTACACAAACGCCCGATTGGGATTACGATAAATCAGCAAACTTTAGTAACTACAAAACGTTTGCTTGGGTAGAAAACGCGAGTCTAACCAAAGACACGAATAACTACCAAATCAGTGGGCTTATGGAAAAACGCGTTCGCAATGCGGTAAACAACCAACTAAGCCAACAATTAGGTATGCAATTGGTTGATGTAGCGCAAGCTGATGTACTTGTTAATTACCATGCAAGTGTAGATAAAGAGCTTGAAGTTGACAGCTTTAACGTAGGCTACGGTGCGCGTTGGGGTTACTGGGGCACAGGCTTTAACCACGATGTAAGCGCACGCGAATATGAAGTAGGCACATTAGTTATCGATATTATTGATCGTGAGTCAAACCAATTAATTTGGCGTGGTGCTAAAGATGGTCGTTTAAAGAAAAAACAAACCCCATCACAACGTGAAGCCGCTATTAAGGAAACGGTTGCCAATATTTTAAGTAACTTTCCGCCTAAAGCGCAGCAATAAACTTTAATTGATATTTAAAAGCCCGCATGTTTGCGGGCTTTTTTATGGCTTAAAGACTGTTTACCTATAAAGTAATAAGTTACACATTAACAAGGTGATAGCTCAATGCTATAGTAATCATGTTACAAGGATAAAGCTTAATCAATAAGACGTTTAGTAAACGTTGTGTTTAAAGTTGTGAGATAAATTAAAGGATTAAAATGAAAGAAACGTGCCCAAATTGTAAAAGTAATTTTGCAGCTAAAGATATAAAAAATATTAACAAAAATAGTATTTTTATTGAAAAACAATGCCCTTCTTGTCAAACATGGTTTTGTTCGAATAAAACACTCACGATTATAAAAATTATTGGTATTTTTTTATTGTTAATAACCAGCCTATTAAATATCTTCAATATTAAAAGCCAATACAGTCTAATGTTTTCAAGCATTGGCTTGGTAGGAATACTGGTAGCAATCATTATTACTTTTTTTGGCCAAAATGAAGCAATCAAAAAATAAGAAACCAAAAGTAAAATATGTAGATATCAGTAATACGAGAATGCTATTGAATCAAATCTCATTCTCTTTAGTCTTTTGGGCTTTGGGGTTATTACTTATAATAATCGCAGGAAAATCTATATACGACGGTTATGTTCATACACCAACAGATTATCGAGTGGAGTCTGAGGTTTATTTTTTCTCGACCTCTCCATTTGCTTATCTTTTTAACCTTCTTTTTTACTTAGGAACTGGGATCTACTTTTTAGCTGTGCCCTACCTTTCTAGAGATAAGTTTCCTCGAAAAAAGAAAAAGCCTAATAAATCTAAAAAAAAAGCATAAACGAGGTAACAGCTAATTTTAGCTTTATTAGTTACCAGTCTTTTTTATTCAAATACTCCCCAATGAAGTTGTTATTTATACTTGTGTAATAAATCAAGTGGGATATGGCAATAATCATCAGGGTGATTGGTTAAACGGTCTTGATGCTCAGGATCGCTAGGGACATAATTAGTCAATGGCGCTACTTGTACCGCTATTTTTTCAGCATCATCACGCTGGCTAATATAGTCTTTGGCGATGTTTAAATGATTGCTGTCTTGGCTAAAAATGGCGGTGCGGTATTTTTCGCCTACATCGTCACCTTGTTTATTGATACTGTATGGGTCAATAATCTCAAAAAAATAGCCAATTAATTCATTTAAGGTTACTTCTTGGGCATCAAAGGTTATTTTCACGCATTCGGCATAGCCATCGTATTCACCTTGTGTTGTGTTACTCGTGCCGTTGGCACGCCCCGCCTCAGTAGTCACTACTCCAGGTAAATACCTCATAAACTCTTGCACGCCCCATAAGCAACCACCAGCAAAATAAAGTGTGTGCTGATTTAATGAATGACTCGATTGTTGTGTTTGCATAATAAAGTGACCAATGTAAATAATTTATAGGTTGCAGAGTTACTATTTTGTAACGCTAGGTTTGATTATCAAATGCAGTTTTTTATCATTAATGTACAATAGCGCCCAAAATCACCCTAGCTTAGTGAGCTTACCTTATCATGTGATAAAAATGATAAGGTATTTAATTTTTAGCGTCATTGCATAAAATGAGAATAATGATATGAATCGTGCCCCGCACCTTATAATACCGGCCGTACTAGCCAGTATTTCAACTGTTGCTTATGCAGAGCAGAGTAAAGAAACAGCAACCATAGAAAAAATAACAATTGAAGCGTCACCCACTGCCAATACCTTACCAGTAGGCACTTTTGATTCACCTATTTCAAATTTAGAATACGACCCGCGTGTTGACTTGCAATCACGCAATATGGCTGAAGCACAAGCTGATGTAACGATACGCGGTGGTATTTTTGAAAATACCGGCTTTAGAGTCGGTAGTGCAACCCTACTTGACCCGCAGTCTGGTCACTACTTTGCAGAAATTCCTATTGCACCACAAATGCTAACGGGTGCCAGCGTATTAACCGGAGCCGATAACGCACTTTATGGCATGAATAGCTCTGTGGGTACTGTGTCGTTTGCTTGGAAACCAATAACAACCGGTGGCAGTGTCTCTTTGGGCGCAGGCTCAAATGACTTTAACTTACAAACAATTCATGCAGGTTTGAGTTCTCCACTTGAAGCAAACGCTAATTGGCATATTGGTTTTGAAGGTGAATATTCGCACTCACAAAGTGATGGTTCAATTGATTTTGGCGACCATGATTTTACCCGTACTTCTGGCAGAGTGCAGTTAACTGGGAGCGATTCACAAACTGATTTATTTTACGGCTTACAAGAAAAGTTTTTTGGTTGGCCAAACCTTTATACCCCATTTGGTGTCAATGAAACCGAAGACTTAGAAACTCAATTATGGATGCTCAACCATAAACAAGCCTATGCTACCAACAGTGAATTTGAAGTATCCGCTTATTACCGCGAGCATAACGATCATTATGTTTATTCAAGAGAAAACCCAAGCGCGTTCCAAGCATTTCATGAAACACAAGTAAAATCATTGGCTATTTCAGGTCGTCATGCGCAAACAAAGTCAGTTGCGGTTAATTACTCGGCGCAATATATAGAAGATAGTATTGACTCCACCACCCTTGAAAATAACTTTACTTCACGTAACTACTTTAAGATTAGTTTATTACCAGAATACAAAACATCCCTTGCAAGTGATCAGCAACTAACTGTACGTTTAGGGGCTACATTTGATAACACCAGTCGTGATGATTCCGAGCTATCGCTAATTGGTGATGTTAGTTTCAATACCCAAAATAACGATGGCACTGAGCGAACATTGTATTTATCGTATGCCGAGGCAAGCCAAGTAGCAGGCTACACCGCCATTGGTGGCAGTGAATCAGGTGGTTTGTTTAGAAGTAACGCTAACCTTGAGCGTGAAACCACCAAAAGCTTAGAGCTGGGCTTATTGCTTGAGCAACAAAGCTGGCAACTCAATTCAGCGCTTTTTTATCGTAAAGATAACAACCTAACCGATTGGACATTTAACTTTGATTCAAGCTCTGCACGATTTGCACAGCCTGTTGATATTGATACTACAGGCCTTGAGTTTTTAGCCACTAAACAATTTGATAACGCAGAAATTATTGCCAGCTATGCGTACTTACATAAAACAGAAACCTACGGCGCTGAAAATATTGACGCTAGCTTTTATGCCTTAAATTTTCCTGATCATCGTGTAACACTCGGTGCGATTTGGAACCCAATGGATATATTAGAGTTTCGTGTAGATAATGAGTGGCGTAAACAGCATAACAATGCGCTGCGCCGTTCAGGCGACGAAGCGCTATTTACTCAGCTGACGGTAAAAATAACTCCGCCAGCTGTGCCTAACTTCTTTATTAGTCTTGCGGCTGATAACTTGTGGGATGAGTCGTTTGAAGAAATTCCAGGTACGCCAGGGCGCGGCGAGCAATATACACTAAGTGCCACGTATAGCTGGTAACTTTATCGCTCAGCGAGGGCTTACTCCACGCTGAGCTTATCTTTTAAGTTAAAATAAGACACAGACCAGTAGAAAGCTGAATTAGAAATTTCATTTCGCAGCCCTCCCTAAGTACTCTAAAAGCGCAGAATCCCCTCCTCTGTGTACATGCATAATTGAAATAGTATGAGCAAAGAGAAGTGAATGAGAAATCACTAGTAACTAAGCCAAATAACTTTATGTCTAAGTCACTCACTCTTAAAGCGCAGCGCCTCTTCGCCCTCTTTGTGCATTTATAATTAAAAAATTATGAACTGAGAGAATTAAATGAGAAATAAATGAGGTAACACTAGCGACAATGTAAAGTAGATACGTAATTTTCTTCTCTGAGTATGGGTTTTAGAAACACAAAGTAAGTGTCTACACTTTTCAAACGTATTAATTGTAAATATATGTGTATTTAATACAATAAATTAGGTTAATTGCTCTAATTCGGTAATTAACGTTAATGCTTGCTCATTGGTTGTCCCGCATACATCTAACGTGGCACTAAAGTCACTGCACACTTTTGGGCGCGACTCATCACCAAATAGCTTGCATAAATTACGTTCATCCAGCTGAATACAACGTTCTCCGGCCTTTTTACCGTTTGGCATACCTGGAATTGGCGAGCTAATACTCGGCGCAATACAACATGCTCCACAGCCTAAACGGCACGCCATTGATTGTGTTTTCATTCTAACCTCAGTAATAAATTTCAATTGTTTTGTTGCTGCTTTGTACATAAATAGCGTGTTTCGTTCTATTTGTAACCGCTTTGTGCAATGACTTGTTACATCTTCAAACACACTGTAAACACTTTATTGCGTATCATTAGCCCATCAGCACAATTTATGAAGGAATGCCCTGTGGCGACTAAAAAACAAATAATACTTCCGATCGCGGTCCTTGTTGGTGGCATTGGCCTCGCAGCAGGCTTTTCTGCAATGAAAAAGCCACCAGAAGAAAAGCCCCCCCAAGACATGCGCCCTTTGGTTGCAGCACAACCAGTCCACCTTGATGCAATTACCCTCGATGTAAAATCGTACGGTATTGTGCAACCAAAAGACCGCACTGAATTGATTGCTCAGGTGAGTGGCCAAGTTATTTCAGTTGCAGGACAATTTGTTGAAGGTGCCTTTGTAAAGCAAGGCGACATTTTAGCACGAATTGATCCAAATGATTATGAAGCTGATTTAATTGAAGCAGAGGCAGGCCTTGCCCAAGCAAGCTCAGCACTCGAAATTGAACGCGCACAAGCGCATGTTGCTAAAGCCGAATGGGAACGCATTAAAGCAGACTCAAGCGATGTTACTGCATCAGCACTGTATTTACGTAAACCGCAATTAGCAGAAAAAATGGCGCGATATCGCTCAGCCCAAGCAAGTGTAAAACGTGCTAAACGTAATTTAGAACGCACATATATTAAAGCTCCCTACGATGCGATTATAAACGAGCGCAGCATTAGTTTAGGCTCTGTAGTTAATCCTGGTAATAGCTTTGGCTCTCTTAGTTCAACTGAGGTCGCCGAGGTGCGTTTACCTGTTGCCGATAAAGAGCTGCAATACCTTAATAATAGTGGCATAGGCGCAACAGTTGAATTTAATGCACAATACGCAGGTAAAGAAACTACATGGCAGGCTAAAGTGGTACGAAGTGAAGGTGTGATTGATCAAAAAAGCCGAATGAGTTATTTGGTTGCCCAACTTCAAACCCCATATGAAGGGGTTCAGCCACTTCGTTTTGGCTCATATATAAACGCTACAATTGAAGGTCGCGCCGTTAATGGCGCTATTGTTGTTCCTCATCATCTGGTTAAAAATAATAAAATTGCAGTGTTAAACGATGATTTAACTTTGTCATTTAAAACACTCAATATTATTCGCGAACAAGATGGCATGGTCATCGCAAATCAAGGCTTAGCAGAGGGAGAACAACTGATAACTTCTGCTCTTGAATACCCTAGCGAAGGAATGGCAGTAAAAATTGAAGACACTGTGACCAAACCAGACGTTACTCAACTTGCATTAAAAGGAGAGTAAACGATGACCACAACTGATGAAAAAGGGTTAATTGCGTGGTTTGCGCGTAACCCCGTTGCAGCTAACCTAATCATGATTTTTATCTTGATTGGTGGGTTGTTAACCGCGCTAACCATTCGTAAGCAAGCATTCCCTCAATTTGAAAGTAACTGGGTAAGTATTCAAGCTGTTTACCCTGGTGCCGCACCACAAGAAGTGGAAGAAGGCATTACTATAAAAATTGAAGAAAACCTTGAAGGAACCGAAGGTATAAAGCGTTTAATCACTTATTCTAATCGAGGCTATGCACAAGCCTGGGTTGAGATTGAAGAAAAATATGACGCCAAAGAAGCGCTAGATGAAATAAAAGCGCAAGTAGATTCAATTAATACGTTTCCTGCGGGTATGGAACGCCCTGTTGTTCAGCGTGAAAAATTTCAGCAAGAAGTAATGATACTCGCGCTTTATGGTGATATGAGTTATTACCAATTAAAAGAACTTGGCAATGATATTAAAGATGAATTGCAAAACCTTCCTCATGTAAACCTAGTTGATTTTTACAGTGGCTTAGACTACGAAATTGGTATTGAAATTAGCCCTGATAAACTTCGCGAATATGGACTCACATTTAGAGATGTATCTAATGCGGTACAAAGCTTTTCTACTAATATGTCGGCGGGGCAAATTCGCTCTGATACTGGCTACATTTCGATGCGTGTCGAAAAGCAAGCCTATCGTGGCGGTGAATTTGAAAAATTACCGCTAATTACATTACCAGACGGTGCTCAAATTAAATTAGGCGATGTAGCCACCATTAATGATGGCTTTGAAGAAGGCTTACTATATTCTAAATACAACGGCAAAAATTCACTGTCGTTTGAAATTGATGCCTCAAAAGATCAAGACATTACCGTTGTTGCTAAAGTCCTTAAAAAGTACCTAGCAGACAAAGCAAATCAACTTCCTGCAGGCGTTAAGTTATCACCCATCGTTGATTTAACATACTACCTTGAAGGTCGCCTCGACATGATGGTCGATAATATGGTGTGGGGCGGTATTTTAGTTATGCTGGTATTAGCGCTGTTTTTACCACTTAGATTAGCGTTTTGGGTAATGATGGGCCTCCCAGTGTCTTTCTTAGGGGCATTCTTATTTATGCCTATCGGCTTTTTAGACATTACTATTAATATGGTGTCTTTGTTTGCCTTTATTATTGTTTTAGGGATTGTGGTTGATGATGCCATTGTTGTAGGTGAGTCGGCCAGTGCTGAAATTGAAAAACATGGGCACTCACTTAACAACGTTATTCGTGGTGTAAAACGTGTAGCCATGCCAGCAACCTTTGGTGTACTAACCACTATTGCTGCATTTTTACCTCAAGCAATGGCTTCAGGGCCGAGCGCTGCGTTTTCGAAAGCAATTGGTGTAGTGATTATTTTATGCTTAATTTTTTCACTGATTGAATCAAAACTAATTTTACCTGCACACATCGCAGCAATGAACCCGCGTAAGCCTAATCCTAAAAACCCATTACATAAATTACGTAATGCAGTTGATAGTGGCTTAAAGCATTTTGTTGAACATTATTACACTCCATTTATCGGTCGTTGTATCCATTATCGCTATACCGTGATTATTGGCTTTTTATGTATTTTAATTGTCAGTGCAGGACTCTTTGCCGGTGGAATGGTTAAATTTGTACCAAATCCTAAAATTCCGCATGATTTTCCGCGTATATCGCTAGAAATGAACCTTGCCTCTTCTGAGCAAGCCACGCTTGAAACAGCGCGTAAAATAGAAAATGTATTACTGAGCGTCGATAAAGAACTAGAGCAGCAGTATGGCCAATCTATGATCCGTGATTTGTCTGTTAGTCTGCGTGGTCGTACTAATGCGAGTATTATGGCCATTTTAGTAGAGCCTCACTTACGCCCAATCGATACCTTTGAGCTAAGCACTATGTGGCGTGAAAAAATGCCACCGCTACCGGGGCTTAAAACACTCACCATTCAAGATAGTATTTTTGGTGGTGGTCGTGATGATGGCGACGTTAGCTTTAGACTCGAAGGAAAAAATGCCGACGAGTTAAAAGAGGTATCTAGCAAACTAAAAGCTAAGTTACAAAGTATGGAAGGTGTAGGTGATGTAAATGACTCACTGCAAAGTGCCACCGACGAAGTGCAACTTGATTTAAAACCACTTGCTTACAGTATGGGCTTAACCCTTGCTGATGTGGCCTCTCAAGTAAGCTTTAGCTATTACGGCCTTGAAGCACAGCGTATTCTGCGTGAAGGTGAAGAAATCAAAGTAATGATTCGTTACCCGCAAAGCGAGCGTAACTCAATAAGCAACATTCAAGATACGCGTATTATCACTCCTGCGGGCGCTGAAGTTTCTTTGAGTGAAATAGCTATAGTCAAGCTAGTTGACGGCGTAAGCAGTATCAGACGTGAAAACTCAAATCGTACTGTTAATGTGTGGGCTGCGGTTAATAGTGACGAAGTAGAGCCATTTGCCATTGCACAAGAAATTCGTGATGTTTACTTACCGGCACTGCTTAAAAACTACCCTGGTGTAAAAAGTAATGTTGCTGGGCGTATTCAAGAAGAGATGGAAAGTGCTAATGAACAACTACGTGATTTTGCAATCTCATTAATGATTATTTTTGCGCTACTGGCCATCCCGCTTCGCTCATATTCTCAGCCACTGATCATTATGTCGGTGATCCCATTTGGTGTTGTGGGTGCTATGTTCGGTCATATGGCTTTAGGTATGACCATGAGCGGGCTATCAATGTTCGGCATTATCGCTGTAGCCGGTATAGTGGTTAATGATTCGCTTGTTATGGTGGATTTTGTAAACAAAGCCCGTGCAGAAGGTGTGGCAATAAAAGAAGCGGTAATGCAAGCCGGAGCGCGTCGCTTTAGAGCCATATTACTAACCTCAGTCACTACTTTTATTGGCGTAATGCCGATTATTATGGAAACCAGTTTACAAGCAAAAATTGTAATACCTATGGCAGTATCACTCGCCTTTGGTGTGCTGTTTGCCACAGTAATTACGCTTATTCTTATACCGTGTCAGTACGTTGCGCTTGAAGATACAAAACGCATAATTCGAAAGTGGCGCGGTAAAGACCCTATTGTCGATGGCCAACCAGCAACGACCAATAGTTAATTCAGTAAAATCCCAACCAAAAAAGCTCGGCATAATTATGCCGAGCTTTTTATTTATAAATTAAACTGCTCGTTTTTTATGCCTTTTACGTTATGGTATTAAATAATCATAATAAAATAAGGCACTACTATGACCTCCCCTCAGTCTGAACACATTCCTCAAGAAGCATTTGATTGGTATGACGAATACGCTCATGGTTTAATTGATAGACGCACGTTTATGAAAAAACTCGGTGGCTTAGCCGCATTGGGCTTTTCAATGACAGTACTTACAGGTGCATTATTACCTAATTACGCTCAAGCTGAGCAGGTCTCATTTAACGACGATGACATAAAAGCCACTTACCAAGAATTTGATTCGCCTGATGGTCATGGTTCGGGTAAAGGCTATTTAGTGGTTCCAAAAAATACACAAGGCAAGCTACCTGTTGTATTAGTAGTACACGAGAATCGCGGCTTAAATCCGTATGTAAAAGATGTTGCAAGGCGACTGGCTAAAGCCGGCTTTATTGCCTTTGCCCCTGATGCGTTGCACCCACTGGGTGGCTACCCAGGCAACGACGATGAAGGTCGAGCCATGCAACGTACCCTTGAGCACTAAAATACAAAATGATTTTGTAGCCGCTGCTCACTTTTTAAAAGCACAGCCAAATAGTAATGGTAAATTAGGCGCGGTTGGTTTTTGTTTTGGTGGCTATATTGTTAATTATTTAGGCTCAGTAGACAGTAACTTATTGAGCGCGGGCGTGCCCTTTTATGGCACACCTGCAAGTGAAAGCTTACACAAAAATATAAAAGCGCCGTTAATGATTCAATTAGGTGAACTTGATAAACGGGTTAACGCTACATGGCCTGAGTATGAGCAAAGCTTAAATGCTAACAATGTTGAGTTCATCATGCATAAGTATGAAGGTGCAAACCATGGTTTCCACAATGACTCAACTGGCCGTTACGATGAAAAGAGTGCCGAACTTGCTTGGCAGCGAACCTTGGCGTTTTTTAAAAACTATTTAAGTTAACGTTACTAAACGTGTATTTGTTACTCGTTAATTAATATGCGTTTATCAACAATCCCCTGCTTTACTAGCTGATTCAATAAGTGAGCGGTTTTTTCTCTGCACACATCACGCAATAGTCGTACAGCGGGAGTAATCGATTGCCTGCTTGGGCAAATGAGCCACAGCTCACCACAGGTATGCTGGTAATTATTCATCACAGTAACAACGCGTTTATTTAATAAGTCATCGGCAATATCTAACGCTGATTTAACCGCTAAACCTTTACCTGCAACACACCAACGCCTAACTAAATCGCCATCATTTGAGGCACGTTTGCCCTGCATTTTTACTTTGTATTTTTTCCCGCCGTCGGTAAATTCCCACACATTATTGATAATATCTTGCAGCTGGTAAAATAATCCGTGATGCTGCGCTAAATCATCTGGGTGCTCTGGCTCACCATATTTAGCTAAATAGGTAGGTGTAGCACAAAGTAGTCGCGGTACGTTGCAAATTTTAAATCCATATACACTGCTATCACTGGGTGAGCCATAACGTAGTGCTATATCAACCGAATCACGAAAAAAATCAATATTGCTATCGCTAATGTGCGTACGCAAGCTCACACTTGGGTACTTATCCATGATTTCATCAATCCAAGGGATCACTAAGTTGCGCCCTAAATCAGATGAGGTAGCTACCCGTAACTCCCCTTCAATGGCATCATGTTCTCCTTTAAGGTTTTGCCTTGCCGTTTCAAGCACGGCCAGAGCTTGTTCGCATTGGGGAATGTATCGCTCCCCTGCACTAGATAAACGCAAATGCCGAGTGGTTCTAATAAATAATTCACAGCCAAGTGCCAACTCTACACGCTTAATAGCAGCACTGGCCGTTGCTGTGCGCATATCTAACTTGGCTGCTGCTAGCGTAATGCTTCGACACTCCGCTACTTTTAAAATCAGTTTTAAGTCATCAACCTGCATATTATCTATTTTTATTTGATAATGATTCAATAATTATGCTGTTTATTTTAAATAAAGCAAATTGTATTATGCTGCTCATACACTCAATGAACACTATTTATCAGCCCTTTTTTATTATGGAGAGACTATGACTCACCCTATTATTCGCGATCTTGAAAGCCGCCACACCGCTAAACGTTATGATGCTACAAAGCGCATTTCTCAAGACGATTTAGCGGTATTGTATGATGCTATGCGTCTTTCTCCTTCGTCTATTAATTCACAGCCTTGGAAATTTATTGTGATTGAATCTGATGCCGCAAAAGAGCGTATGCACAGTACCTTTGCTAATAAGTTTCAATTTAATCAGCCACACATTAAAGCGGCGTCACACATTATTTTATTTGCTCATAATCCACAATACACACGTGAAAATTATGGCCAAGTGATTGATGCTGATATAAAAAATGGCCGAACTCAAAAAGAAAACCGCGAGCAAGCTTTTGGCGCCTTTGCGTTTGTGGATTTAAATACCGATGAGCAGGGTAATAATGCCGCCTGGAC
This genomic window contains:
- a CDS encoding DUF4136 domain-containing protein; its protein translation is MKHIFIVAALALLTACTQTPDWDYDKSANFSNYKTFAWVENASLTKDTNNYQISGLMEKRVRNAVNNQLSQQLGMQLVDVAQADVLVNYHASVDKELEVDSFNVGYGARWGYWGTGFNHDVSAREYEVGTLVIDIIDRESNQLIWRGAKDGRLKKKQTPSQREAAIKETVANILSNFPPKAQQ
- a CDS encoding peptide-methionine (S)-S-oxide reductase, whose product is MQTQQSSHSLNQHTLYFAGGCLWGVQEFMRYLPGVVTTEAGRANGTSNTTQGEYDGYAECVKITFDAQEVTLNELIGYFFEIIDPYSINKQGDDVGEKYRTAIFSQDSNHLNIAKDYISQRDDAEKIAVQVAPLTNYVPSDPEHQDRLTNHPDDYCHIPLDLLHKYK
- a CDS encoding TonB-dependent siderophore receptor, producing the protein MNRAPHLIIPAVLASISTVAYAEQSKETATIEKITIEASPTANTLPVGTFDSPISNLEYDPRVDLQSRNMAEAQADVTIRGGIFENTGFRVGSATLLDPQSGHYFAEIPIAPQMLTGASVLTGADNALYGMNSSVGTVSFAWKPITTGGSVSLGAGSNDFNLQTIHAGLSSPLEANANWHIGFEGEYSHSQSDGSIDFGDHDFTRTSGRVQLTGSDSQTDLFYGLQEKFFGWPNLYTPFGVNETEDLETQLWMLNHKQAYATNSEFEVSAYYREHNDHYVYSRENPSAFQAFHETQVKSLAISGRHAQTKSVAVNYSAQYIEDSIDSTTLENNFTSRNYFKISLLPEYKTSLASDQQLTVRLGATFDNTSRDDSELSLIGDVSFNTQNNDGTERTLYLSYAEASQVAGYTAIGGSESGGLFRSNANLERETTKSLELGLLLEQQSWQLNSALFYRKDNNLTDWTFNFDSSSARFAQPVDIDTTGLEFLATKQFDNAEIIASYAYLHKTETYGAENIDASFYALNFPDHRVTLGAIWNPMDILEFRVDNEWRKQHNNALRRSGDEALFTQLTVKITPPAVPNFFISLAADNLWDESFEEIPGTPGRGEQYTLSATYSW
- a CDS encoding YkgJ family cysteine cluster protein, whose amino-acid sequence is MKTQSMACRLGCGACCIAPSISSPIPGMPNGKKAGERCIQLDERNLCKLFGDESRPKVCSDFSATLDVCGTTNEQALTLITELEQLT
- a CDS encoding efflux RND transporter periplasmic adaptor subunit — translated: MATKKQIILPIAVLVGGIGLAAGFSAMKKPPEEKPPQDMRPLVAAQPVHLDAITLDVKSYGIVQPKDRTELIAQVSGQVISVAGQFVEGAFVKQGDILARIDPNDYEADLIEAEAGLAQASSALEIERAQAHVAKAEWERIKADSSDVTASALYLRKPQLAEKMARYRSAQASVKRAKRNLERTYIKAPYDAIINERSISLGSVVNPGNSFGSLSSTEVAEVRLPVADKELQYLNNSGIGATVEFNAQYAGKETTWQAKVVRSEGVIDQKSRMSYLVAQLQTPYEGVQPLRFGSYINATIEGRAVNGAIVVPHHLVKNNKIAVLNDDLTLSFKTLNIIREQDGMVIANQGLAEGEQLITSALEYPSEGMAVKIEDTVTKPDVTQLALKGE
- a CDS encoding efflux RND transporter permease subunit, giving the protein MTTTDEKGLIAWFARNPVAANLIMIFILIGGLLTALTIRKQAFPQFESNWVSIQAVYPGAAPQEVEEGITIKIEENLEGTEGIKRLITYSNRGYAQAWVEIEEKYDAKEALDEIKAQVDSINTFPAGMERPVVQREKFQQEVMILALYGDMSYYQLKELGNDIKDELQNLPHVNLVDFYSGLDYEIGIEISPDKLREYGLTFRDVSNAVQSFSTNMSAGQIRSDTGYISMRVEKQAYRGGEFEKLPLITLPDGAQIKLGDVATINDGFEEGLLYSKYNGKNSLSFEIDASKDQDITVVAKVLKKYLADKANQLPAGVKLSPIVDLTYYLEGRLDMMVDNMVWGGILVMLVLALFLPLRLAFWVMMGLPVSFLGAFLFMPIGFLDITINMVSLFAFIIVLGIVVDDAIVVGESASAEIEKHGHSLNNVIRGVKRVAMPATFGVLTTIAAFLPQAMASGPSAAFSKAIGVVIILCLIFSLIESKLILPAHIAAMNPRKPNPKNPLHKLRNAVDSGLKHFVEHYYTPFIGRCIHYRYTVIIGFLCILIVSAGLFAGGMVKFVPNPKIPHDFPRISLEMNLASSEQATLETARKIENVLLSVDKELEQQYGQSMIRDLSVSLRGRTNASIMAILVEPHLRPIDTFELSTMWREKMPPLPGLKTLTIQDSIFGGGRDDGDVSFRLEGKNADELKEVSSKLKAKLQSMEGVGDVNDSLQSATDEVQLDLKPLAYSMGLTLADVASQVSFSYYGLEAQRILREGEEIKVMIRYPQSERNSISNIQDTRIITPAGAEVSLSEIAIVKLVDGVSSIRRENSNRTVNVWAAVNSDEVEPFAIAQEIRDVYLPALLKNYPGVKSNVAGRIQEEMESANEQLRDFAISLMIIFALLAIPLRSYSQPLIIMSVIPFGVVGAMFGHMALGMTMSGLSMFGIIAVAGIVVNDSLVMVDFVNKARAEGVAIKEAVMQAGARRFRAILLTSVTTFIGVMPIIMETSLQAKIVIPMAVSLAFGVLFATVITLILIPCQYVALEDTKRIIRKWRGKDPIVDGQPATTNS
- a CDS encoding LysR family transcriptional regulator, whose amino-acid sequence is MQVDDLKLILKVAECRSITLAAAKLDMRTATASAAIKRVELALGCELFIRTTRHLRLSSAGERYIPQCEQALAVLETARQNLKGEHDAIEGELRVATSSDLGRNLVIPWIDEIMDKYPSVSLRTHISDSNIDFFRDSVDIALRYGSPSDSSVYGFKICNVPRLLCATPTYLAKYGEPEHPDDLAQHHGLFYQLQDIINNVWEFTDGGKKYKVKMQGKRASNDGDLVRRWCVAGKGLAVKSALDIADDLLNKRVVTVMNNYQHTCGELWLICPSRQSITPAVRLLRDVCREKTAHLLNQLVKQGIVDKRILINE
- a CDS encoding nitroreductase family protein, with product MTHPIIRDLESRHTAKRYDATKRISQDDLAVLYDAMRLSPSSINSQPWKFIVIESDAAKERMHSTFANKFQFNQPHIKAASHIILFAHNPQYTRENYGQVIDADIKNGRTQKENREQAFGAFAFVDLNTDEQGNNAAWTKAQTYIALGNTMHAAARLGIDTTPMEGVDAQLIGEEFASELDGYICDVALALGYHDAEEDYNAKLPKSRLSKEQIIQVL